The segment GTCTGGCACCTCGCCCAGGTCCGCGAGGACGCCGAGATCGGCGCCGAGTGCATCATCGGCCGCGGCGCGTACGTCGGCCCCGGCGTGAAGCTCGGCGACCGCGTCAAACTGCAGAACCACGCCCTGGTGTACGAGCCGGCGGTGCTGGAGGACGGCGTCTTCGTCGGTCCCGCCGCCGTCCTCACCAACGACCTCTACCCGCGCTCGGTCGACCCCGACGGCCGGCTCAAGCGCGGCGAGGACTGGCAGGCCCGCGGCGTCACGCTGCGCGAGGGCTGCTCCGTCGGCGGCCGGGCGGTCCTGGTGGCCGGCGTCACCGTGGGCCGCTGGGCGCTGATCGCGGCCGGCGCCGTGGTCCACCGGGACGTCCCCGACCACGCGTTGATGGCGGGCGTCCCGGCCCGCCGGATCAAGTGGGTCGGCCGGGCCGGCGAGCCGCTCACCCCCGCTGCCCCCGGCCGCTGGCGCTGCCCGCGCACCGGCGAGACCTACACCGAGACGGCCCCGGAGACGCTGGTCCTGGACGCCTGAGAGCCAGGCCGGAGCCGCTACTTCGCCTTCGCCGCACAGACGTTGGTGTCGTCGGCCTGCACCCGCTGGATGTCCTTGGGCGCCTCGGTCGGCGGCGCCGACGCCGTGCCGCCCGCCCCGGTGAAGTCCTTGCCGAGCACGACGACCACGCCGTCCTTCGCACCGAGCCGGCTGCCGGGCTGCACCGCCGTCGCGGGCAGGCCGAGGGCCGCGGCGACGGCCTGCGCCTCGTCCTCGTGCCCGGCCGGGTAGGTGACCGCGCTGGTCGCCGCCGCGTCCGCGTTGTTGCCCACGACGGCCAGCGCGAAGCCCTTGCCCTGGAGGGCGGTGGCGGCCTTGCCGGCCTGGCCGGAGGCGCCGCTGCCGTTGCGGACGGTGACCTTGACGCCGGCCGCGTCGACCTGGGGCGCGGCGGGCGCGGAGGAGGCCGGCGCGGAGGGTTCGGCGGGGGCGGTCTCCTGCTGCGGGACGTCGGTCAGCGAGCGGTCCGCGGCGATCATGGCGAACAGCTGCTGGGCGTCGTTCGGCTTGAGGGCCAGCCGGTTGTCGTCCACCGGGTCGTCGATCACCGGCACCGTGGTGAAGGTGATGTTCTTGGTGTCGATCCGGGAGATGTCGAGCGCCAGGTCCTTCAGCTTGTTGACGCTGCCGATCCCGTCGTCGACGGTCAGCGCCTTGGTGGCGGCGTCGGCCAGGTCCCACAGCTTGGCGGGGTTGGTCAGGGTGTCGCTGCTCTTCATCTTGCGGATCATCGAGGAGATGAACTGCTGCTGCAGCGGGATCCGGGTCAGGTCGCCGCCGAGGCCCACCGCGTGCCGGGTGCGGACGAAGGCCAGCGCCTCCTCGCCCTGCACCACGTGCCGGCCCGCGGTCATCTTCAGGTGCGAGTACGGGTCGTTGATGTCGGTCGAGGCGCACACCTCGACACCGCCGACGGCGGTCGAAAGGGTCTTCACCGCTTCGAAGTTGACCATCATGAAGTGGTTGATCCGGACGCCGGTCAGCTTCTCGACGGTCTTCCAGGTGCAGCCGGGGTCGCGGCCGTCCTGGCCCAGGCTGGTGTTGAACATCGCCCGGGCCTCGCCGGGGATGCTCTTGTCGCCGGCCTTGCAGTCCGGGACGGTCACCATCAGGTCGCGCGGGATGGACAGCACCGTCGCGTTGGAGCGGTCCTTGGAGATGTGGAACAGCAGCGTGGTGTCCGCGTGCCCGGCCGAGCCCTCGTCGCCGTACTCGCGGCCGAGGCCGACCCGGCTGTCGGTGCCGATCACCAGGATGTTCAGCGCGTCGGTCGCCTGCGGGCGCTCCGACTCCTCGCCGACCTCGACCTTCACCGAGGAGATGTTGTTGTTGAAGTGCTGGTAGACGTAGTACGCGCCGCCGCAGCCCGCGACCAGCACCAGGCCCAGCGAACCCGCGGTCCACTTCAGCACCCGCCGCCCGCGCGAGGAGCGGCCCTTGCGCCGCGCCGCCCGTCCGCCGGGCACCGCCGTCGCGCCCCGGGCCCGCCGACCGCCGCCGACCGGCGCCGCCGCGGCGGCGTCCGCCGCCGGGGTCCGCCGGGCGCCCTGCGGGCGCGGCGCGGCACTGCGGGAACGCGCGGCGGGAGCGGGACGAGCGGCGGGAGCGGGACGGCCCGCGTCCAGGTCGAGCCGGAACTCGCCGGTCTCCGGATCGAGCACCCACTGGTCGGCGGGGTCGACGCCCGGCGTGGTCGAGTCCGCCGAGTCGCCCCGGTTCCGGTGTCCGCTGTTCATCCCGGACACCCTAGACGAGCCTGACCGCGAAACCGTCCACGATGTGATACCCGTCACCCGACGAAACGGCGGAAAACGGCGGCGGCGCGCCCCGTCCGGCCGGTTCCGCCGGACGGGAGCGCGCCGTCGCCGCACTCCACTGCCATCGCCCCAGGACTACCCGCCCCGGCGGGCCGGGCCCGTCACCCGAGACGCAGAGTCACCCGTTCGGAGTCGATCCGGCTCTGCCACTGATCCTCCGTCAACTGCCCGGAGTTGCGGCACAGGACGACCGACGCGCCCACCGCCAGCGGCGCCAGCAGGCCCGCCTCCAGGCCCGTCCAGTCGTCGAAGGACAGCGTCGAGAGAACCCGGCTCCCGCTGTCCAGGCCCAGCCGGGCGGCGCCCTCCCGGGCCAGCGCCACGGCCTGCTCGCCGGTCAGCTTCAGCGGCAGCCCGTCCACCACCGTCTCCAGCGCCACCGCCTGCGGGTCCACCGGCGAGTACGGGGCGAACCGGTCGCCCTGCCCGGGCACCTCCGCCGCGTAGTCCAGGAACCCGTCCGGCCGCTGCGGGAACCGGCCGCCCAGCGGGCGCAGCGCCAGCGCCACCCGCTCGCCCGGGCACTCCTGCGCGGCCGCCAGCCCGTCCGGCCCGGAGACCACCAGCTCGGCGTCCTTCGGCTCGCCCTGCGGCACCGCCACCACGCCCACCGACCAGCAGGCCAGCAGCCACACGGCGCTCTGCCAGTGGGCCGGCAGCAGCAGCGCCGCCCGGTCGTCCGGCGAGGCGTTCAACTCGTCCTGCAGCAGGTTGGCCGTCTTGGCCACCCAGTTGTCGAACGTCTTCGCCGACAACTCCACCCGTTCCCCGGTCGAGTCGTCGTAGAAGGTCACCAACGGGCGGGACGGGTCGGCAGCGGACCCCGGGCGCAGGAAGGCCTGCAGCAGCTCGGCGGGGGTGCGGGCGTCGGCAGCGAAAGGCGCAGTCATGGTGCACCCCAGCCTACGTCCTGCCCCCCGCCGGACGGGAGGGTGCCCGGCCCGCCGGAGGGCCGCGTCGCGTTACGCTCGCCCCTGCCCGCACCCGGCCCCCGCGGCCCCCGCCCGAACCCCGAGGACGTCCCGATGCCCGCCCAGACCCGGCAGTGGCGGCCCGGCTACCCCCTCGACCTCGGCCGCACCCTCTTCCCGCTCCAGCGCGGCAGCGGCGACCCGGCCTTCCGCCGCACCCCCGACGGCGCGCTCTGGCGCACCTCCCGCACCCCGGACGGCCCCGGCACCCTGCGCATCCTCCAGCGCACCGGCGAGATCGACGCCACCGGCTGGGGGCCCGGCGGCGGCTGGCTGCTCGAACGGCTCCCCGCCCTGCTCGGCGCCGAGGACGACCCGGCCGGGCTCGCGCTCCCGCCCGGACCGCTGCGCGAGGCCCAACGCTCTTGCCCCGGGCTCCGGTTGACCCGCACCGGCCTGGTGATGGAGTCCCTCGTCCCGGCGATCCTGGAGCAGAAGGTCACCACCATGGAGGCCTACCGCGCCTGGCGCACCCTGCTGCACGACCACGGCACCCCGGCCCCCGGCCCCGCCGCCGACCTCGGCATGCGGACCGCCCCCTCGGCCCGCGACTGGACCCTCGTCCCCAGCTGGGCCTGGCACCGGGCCGGCGTCGACCCCAAGCGCTCCGCGACCGTGCTGCGCGCCGTCCGTCTCGCCGCCCGTCTCGAACAGGCCGCGGCGATGCCCCCCGCGGACGCCTTCGCCCGCCTCACCGCCGTCCCCGGCGTCGGCCCGTGGACCGCCGCCGAGACCCTGCAGCGCAGCAACGGCGACGCCGACGCGGTCTCCGTCGGCGACTTCCACCTCCCCAACACCGTCGGCTGGGCCCTGGCCGGCCGCCCCCGCAGCGACGACGCCCAGATGCTCGCCCTCCTGGAGCCCTACCGCCCGCACCGCCACCGCCTCTGCCGCCTCCTCCCCCTCACCGGAGCCCGCCCCCCGAAGTACGGCCCCCGCCTGGCCCCCAACGACCACCGCGGACGGTAGTGATCGGGGGCCCGGGGAACGGCGGGCCGGGGCGGCTGCCGGTCGGAGCCCGTCGAAAGGGCTGTGCCGCCGAGGGCCTTTCGCCGGCAGCGCTCCGACCTCACCGCACCGTCAAGAACGCCTCCGCGGACCGCTCCTGACGCCCCCGCGGCTCCTCCGCCGCCCGCCCCACCGCGACCGCCCCCATCGGGTCCCACCCCGCCGGAAGCCCGAGCACCTCCCGGACGGTGTCGCGGCAGAACATCGTCGACGACACCCACGCCGAGCCGTAGCCCTCGCCGGCCAGGGTGACCAGCAGGTTCTGCACGGCGGCCCCGACCGCCACCACGAACATCTCCCGCTCGGCCGCGGCCCGCCGCCCGTCGGGGTAGTCGTGGGAGCCGTCCATCACCAGGCACGGGACGACCAAGTACGGCGCGCCGCGCAGCACTTCGCCGCGGGTGGTGCGCCGGGCGATCCGCTCCTCGGTCCAGCCGTCGAGCTCCCGCAGGTCCCGCTGCCAGGCGCCGAGCATGGCGTCCAGCAGCGCGGTGCGGGCCTGCGCGGTCTCCAGCAGGACGAACCGCCAGGGCGTGGTGTGGTGCGGGGCGGGCGCGGTGACCGCGGCGGCCACGGCCCGCCGCACCGCGCCGCCGTCGACCGGCTCGTCGGTGAAGGCGCGCACCGTGCGCCGCAGGGTGACCGCCTCGCGGACGGCCTCCGAGGTGCCGAGGCGGAACATGTCCTGCCCGGCGGAGCGGACGAGCCGGCGCGCGCCCTCCCCGTCCTCCTCGGTGACCAGTCCGGCCAGGCCGCGGACGACCGCCACCGGGGTGCCGGTGGCCTTGCCCTTGACCAGGTCGGCGGCGGCGGCGAGTTCGTCGGCGGTGGCGGTGACGGTGAGCCGCAGCTCGTTGCCGTGGCTGTCG is part of the Kitasatospora cineracea genome and harbors:
- a CDS encoding TIGR03089 family protein, with translation MTAPFAADARTPAELLQAFLRPGSAADPSRPLVTFYDDSTGERVELSAKTFDNWVAKTANLLQDELNASPDDRAALLLPAHWQSAVWLLACWSVGVVAVPQGEPKDAELVVSGPDGLAAAQECPGERVALALRPLGGRFPQRPDGFLDYAAEVPGQGDRFAPYSPVDPQAVALETVVDGLPLKLTGEQAVALAREGAARLGLDSGSRVLSTLSFDDWTGLEAGLLAPLAVGASVVLCRNSGQLTEDQWQSRIDSERVTLRLG
- a CDS encoding coenzyme F420-0:L-glutamate ligase, producing MSGSPGLHVLPVRGLPEVAAGDDLAELIAKAGDFADGDVVVVTSKVVSKAEGRLVRADDREAAIDAETVRVVARRGRSRIVENRNGLVMAAAGVDASNTPPGTILLLPVDPDASARQLRSRLQELTGRRLAVLITDTFGRPWRSGLTDVAIGAAGLPVLEDHRGRVDSHGNELRLTVTATADELAAAADLVKGKATGTPVAVVRGLAGLVTEEDGEGARRLVRSAGQDMFRLGTSEAVREAVTLRRTVRAFTDEPVDGGAVRRAVAAAVTAPAPHHTTPWRFVLLETAQARTALLDAMLGAWQRDLRELDGWTEERIARRTTRGEVLRGAPYLVVPCLVMDGSHDYPDGRRAAAEREMFVVAVGAAVQNLLVTLAGEGYGSAWVSSTMFCRDTVREVLGLPAGWDPMGAVAVGRAAEEPRGRQERSAEAFLTVR
- a CDS encoding acyltransferase translates to MTSSAPRIEATADVDPRATIGPGSTVWHLAQVREDAEIGAECIIGRGAYVGPGVKLGDRVKLQNHALVYEPAVLEDGVFVGPAAVLTNDLYPRSVDPDGRLKRGEDWQARGVTLREGCSVGGRAVLVAGVTVGRWALIAAGAVVHRDVPDHALMAGVPARRIKWVGRAGEPLTPAAPGRWRCPRTGETYTETAPETLVLDA
- a CDS encoding LCP family protein, encoding MNSGHRNRGDSADSTTPGVDPADQWVLDPETGEFRLDLDAGRPAPAARPAPAARSRSAAPRPQGARRTPAADAAAAAPVGGGRRARGATAVPGGRAARRKGRSSRGRRVLKWTAGSLGLVLVAGCGGAYYVYQHFNNNISSVKVEVGEESERPQATDALNILVIGTDSRVGLGREYGDEGSAGHADTTLLFHISKDRSNATVLSIPRDLMVTVPDCKAGDKSIPGEARAMFNTSLGQDGRDPGCTWKTVEKLTGVRINHFMMVNFEAVKTLSTAVGGVEVCASTDINDPYSHLKMTAGRHVVQGEEALAFVRTRHAVGLGGDLTRIPLQQQFISSMIRKMKSSDTLTNPAKLWDLADAATKALTVDDGIGSVNKLKDLALDISRIDTKNITFTTVPVIDDPVDDNRLALKPNDAQQLFAMIAADRSLTDVPQQETAPAEPSAPASSAPAAPQVDAAGVKVTVRNGSGASGQAGKAATALQGKGFALAVVGNNADAAATSAVTYPAGHEDEAQAVAAALGLPATAVQPGSRLGAKDGVVVVLGKDFTGAGGTASAPPTEAPKDIQRVQADDTNVCAAKAK
- a CDS encoding DNA-3-methyladenine glycosylase family protein, with the translated sequence MPAQTRQWRPGYPLDLGRTLFPLQRGSGDPAFRRTPDGALWRTSRTPDGPGTLRILQRTGEIDATGWGPGGGWLLERLPALLGAEDDPAGLALPPGPLREAQRSCPGLRLTRTGLVMESLVPAILEQKVTTMEAYRAWRTLLHDHGTPAPGPAADLGMRTAPSARDWTLVPSWAWHRAGVDPKRSATVLRAVRLAARLEQAAAMPPADAFARLTAVPGVGPWTAAETLQRSNGDADAVSVGDFHLPNTVGWALAGRPRSDDAQMLALLEPYRPHRHRLCRLLPLTGARPPKYGPRLAPNDHRGR